A portion of the Tachysurus fulvidraco isolate hzauxx_2018 chromosome 8, HZAU_PFXX_2.0, whole genome shotgun sequence genome contains these proteins:
- the LOC113655109 gene encoding uncharacterized protein LOC113655109 — translation MEINMSRLSSLIQFYFTLGLRHWEILLSLSNVNGIVISASTLRRHLKTLRLFRRKEHSDLLDVAVFLQDQLNRYGMLHGYKMMHLKCIQAGYVVTQETIRQLLKILDPHGVQLRRRNRLRRRLYHNPGPNFLWHVDSYDKLKPYGICINGAIDGFSRMVIWLHAYSTSSDPKVIAGYFIDAALSRNGTATRIRSDLGTENCYMEQMQMFMRHDHTDDFSRNCYLYGSSNHNQRIEQWWGFLRKQHAQFWINLFQDLKDSDDFSGDFIDKSLIQFTCLEIIERELQDVVHL, via the exons atggaaataaacatgtcccgcctttcaagtttaatccagttttattttactttgggtTTGAGACATTGGGAGATACTGCTGTCTTTAAGCAATGTAAATGGTATTGTTATTAGTGCGTCAACTTTGCGCAGACACCTCAAGACTTTGCGCCTGTTCAGACGAAAAGAACATTCTGATCTGCTTGACGTTGCTGTGTTTCTACAGGATCAGTTGAACCGATATGGTATGCTTCACGGATATAAGATGATGCATCTGAAATGCATTCAGGCTGGCTATGTGGTGACACAAGAGACAATCAGGCAATTGTTGAAAATACTGGATCCCCATGGAGTGCAACTGAGGCGCCGGAATCGTCTTCGGCGACGTTTGTATCATAATCCAGGCCCGAACTTTTTATGGCATGTTGATTCATATGATAAACTCAAACCATATGGGATCTGCATCAATGGTGCAATCGACGGGTTTTCACGAATGGTGATATGGCTACATGCATACTCTACAAGTAGTGATCCCAAGGTCATCGCTGGATACTTTATTGATGCGGCGTTATCAAGGAATGGGACAGCCACCCGAATTCGCTCAGACTTAGGGACAGAGAACTGTTACATGGAACAGATGCAGATGTTCATGAGACATGATCATACGGACGACTTTTCGAGAAATTGCTATTTGTATGGCTCAAGCAATCATAACCAACGGATAGAGCAGTGGTGGGGATTTTTGAGGAAACAGCATGCACAGTTCTGGATCAACCTATTTCAAGATCTAAAAGATTCTGACGACTTCTCCGGTGACTTCATAGACAAAAGTCTAATACAGTTCACATGTCTTGAAATAATAGAG agaGAACTGCAGGATGTTGTTCACCTCTGA
- the LOC113650715 gene encoding uncharacterized protein LOC113650715, whose translation MFLQSRGIPEKNIQKMQQDHIDSSVVGEIDDATMTAYIPAYGDRIATRRFCMEKQRKGGDDLKRQSLFEKLRRNLGTLTSNKDTDQDFEEEHSMQPTKIHLRNNKRAVKMTRKIELGWIHDKKQVRKRNGGGTRVLDISKKATKTEILSQAKKLFFPNEKSRKGKWEEFSHNIVDFQEAYLDVGVSVGELYETHKLGILRFYLFTEHQTNEDEVFTEMTEGTDEQTDAARLNE comes from the exons ATGTTTCTTCAGAGCCGAGGGATTCCTgagaaaaatattcagaaaatgcaGCAAGATCAT attgACAGCTCGGTAGTTGGAGAAATAGATGATGCCACTATGACTGCTTACATTCCAGCATATGGTGATAGGATTGCTACAAGGCGTTTCTGTatggaaaaacagagaaagggTGGTGATGATCTAAAAAGACAGTCCTTATTTGAAAAACTTAGAAGAAATTTGGGCACATTGACAAGCAATAAAGACACAGATCAAGATTTTGAGGAGGAGCATTCTATGCAGCCAACAAAGATACATCTGAGAAATAACAAAAGGGCCGTGAAGATGACAAGGAAAATAGAACTAGGATGGATACACGACAAGAAACAAGTGAGAAAACGCAATGGTGGAGGAACCAGAGTTCTTGATATTTCCAAGAAAGCCACAAAAACAGAGATTCTATCACAAGCTAAAAAGCTATTTTTCCCCAATGAGAAATCGAGAAAGGGAAAGTGGGAAGAGTTTAGTCACAATATTGTTGACTTTCAGGAAGCATACCTTGatgtgggtgttagtgtgggagAGCTCTATGAGACACATAAATTGgggattttaagattttacttgtTCACAGAGCACCAGACAAATGAAGATGAAGTGTTCACAGAGATGACAGAAGGAACTGATGAACAGACAGATGCAGCCAGGCTAAATGagtga